The Roseofilum reptotaenium CS-1145 genome window below encodes:
- a CDS encoding Rpn family recombination-promoting nuclease/putative transposase — protein MAFDNTCKFLATQNPISFVRLLLPQINASNVQVIKTELSTEPVRADSLILLKAADTILHLEFERIPKADPPLAERMIDYWLRLYRKYHCTIEQVVIFLKQTTSPEVYVDRFQVQNTLHKYRVLRLWEQDSAPFLSDAALLPLAPLTRSNAPRDLLQQVAEATRKIPDSNQRREIIACTAIMSGLIHNPETIQDLFREDLLEDSSFYQFILQKGMKEGVKQGRQEGRQEAVLMMLRQKIGTIAAETEEKIYNLSFTQLQALMEAMPNFQEQQDLTEWLASIPQ, from the coding sequence GTGGCTTTTGACAACACCTGTAAATTCCTGGCAACCCAAAACCCAATCAGTTTTGTCCGTTTGCTGCTTCCCCAAATCAATGCCAGCAATGTGCAAGTGATTAAAACTGAACTCTCTACTGAACCGGTTCGTGCTGACTCCTTAATCTTACTCAAAGCAGCCGATACGATCCTCCATCTGGAATTTGAGCGCATTCCTAAAGCTGACCCACCCTTAGCAGAGCGGATGATCGACTATTGGTTAAGGCTTTATCGCAAATATCACTGTACCATTGAACAAGTCGTCATTTTCCTCAAACAGACCACCTCACCTGAAGTTTATGTCGATCGCTTCCAAGTCCAAAATACCCTTCACAAATATCGTGTCCTCCGTTTGTGGGAACAAGACTCTGCTCCCTTCCTCAGTGATGCTGCTCTTCTTCCTTTAGCCCCTTTAACCCGTAGCAATGCGCCGCGAGATCTGCTACAACAGGTAGCAGAGGCCACGCGCAAAATCCCTGACTCTAATCAACGCCGAGAAATCATTGCCTGCACTGCTATTATGTCTGGACTCATTCACAACCCCGAAACTATCCAAGACCTCTTCCGCGAAGACTTGCTAGAAGACTCTTCTTTTTATCAGTTCATCCTGCAAAAAGGAATGAAAGAAGGTGTTAAACAAGGTCGTCAGGAAGGTCGCCAGGAAGCCGTCTTGATGATGTTACGTCAGAAGATTGGTACGATCGCAGCAGAGACAGAAGAGAAAATTTATAATCTTTCATTCACCCAACTCCAAGCGTTAATGGAAGCGATGCCTAACTTCCAAGAACAGCAGGACTTAACGGAATGGCTCGCTAGTATCCCTCAATGA
- a CDS encoding cyclic nucleotide-binding domain-containing protein, giving the protein MVTDTGDRTTLTLSVADRLKFLTELVIFQDLAQTEFIEQLATHLEEVPFPADHTIFAQGDRGDLLYILFSGRVKVHFDDVQLAELTPGSYFGEMAIFESRPRSASVTTLEPCQCLVLTQEQVYRAIKERPKVAIQMINVLCQRVRKLNRLFGASEDLFYSQVQQQVLS; this is encoded by the coding sequence ATGGTGACTGATACAGGCGATCGCACAACTCTCACACTCAGTGTGGCAGACCGACTCAAATTTTTAACCGAGCTGGTCATCTTCCAAGATCTTGCTCAAACAGAGTTCATAGAACAGTTAGCGACTCATTTAGAAGAGGTGCCCTTTCCCGCAGACCATACCATTTTTGCTCAGGGAGATCGCGGTGACTTACTCTATATTCTCTTTTCTGGTCGGGTCAAAGTCCATTTTGACGACGTGCAACTGGCAGAACTGACCCCCGGATCTTATTTTGGTGAAATGGCGATCTTTGAATCCCGGCCGCGATCGGCCTCTGTAACAACCCTAGAACCCTGTCAATGTCTGGTCTTAACCCAAGAACAAGTTTATCGAGCCATTAAAGAACGACCCAAAGTAGCCATCCAAATGATTAATGTTCTCTGCCAACGGGTGCGTAAACTCAATCGCCTCTTTGGGGCATCGGAAGACTTATTCTATAGCCAGGTACAACAGCAAGTTTTATCATGA
- a CDS encoding Mo-dependent nitrogenase C-terminal domain-containing protein, with protein sequence MCQRVRTLNHHITAWLRGLLTIAWADGEYNPEEQDLIAELIKDELGSNLNLGSLKPITGEELAAVLGRETSVAENFLRTGVIMALANGTYSEEEDRVLQEYCAALEPSSEVLDALKFLLITSENLPEQKRQALIEKLQKTFPDGDVLHPVRDWLDGLDINTPYLARFLCKMIPPQCPFERDIKLFGHKIVHIPPMCKLNPLYEQLVGLRFRALSYLADDCKEDISRYI encoded by the coding sequence TTGTGCCAGAGAGTCCGCACTCTCAATCATCATATTACGGCTTGGTTAAGAGGGTTGTTAACCATTGCTTGGGCTGATGGCGAATATAATCCAGAGGAACAAGATCTGATTGCTGAGTTAATTAAAGATGAGTTAGGCAGTAATCTGAATTTAGGCTCCCTTAAACCGATTACGGGGGAAGAATTAGCAGCGGTTTTAGGACGCGAAACGTCAGTAGCCGAGAATTTTCTGCGTACTGGGGTGATTATGGCTTTGGCGAATGGAACCTATTCAGAAGAGGAAGACCGGGTATTACAAGAGTATTGTGCGGCCCTAGAACCTTCGAGTGAAGTATTAGATGCTCTCAAATTTTTATTGATTACATCCGAAAATTTGCCCGAACAAAAACGCCAAGCGCTGATTGAAAAATTGCAAAAAACTTTTCCAGACGGAGATGTTTTACATCCGGTGCGGGATTGGTTAGATGGTTTGGATATTAATACACCTTATCTGGCACGATTCCTGTGTAAAATGATCCCACCTCAATGTCCGTTTGAACGGGATATTAAGCTGTTCGGGCATAAAATTGTTCATATCCCTCCCATGTGTAAGTTGAATCCGCTTTATGAGCAGTTGGTGGGGTTGCGTTTCCGCGCTCTGTCTTATCTGGCGGATGATTGTAAGGAGGATATTTCTCGGTATATTTAA
- a CDS encoding GNAT family N-acetyltransferase, with translation MNMAIERVSYKEKWEEIASIRIEVFQNEQGVDPTLEFDGLDEHADHLLAYMESVPVGTARVRQLNPETGKIERLAVLARFRGQGIGRKLILKALELAQSYGVQEVIINAQVYVQPLYEQFGFIPEGEEFLDAQMPHIKMRKKFHD, from the coding sequence ATGAACATGGCGATTGAGCGAGTATCCTATAAGGAAAAATGGGAGGAAATCGCCTCCATTCGCATAGAAGTGTTCCAAAACGAACAAGGAGTTGATCCAACTTTGGAGTTTGATGGCTTAGACGAACATGCCGATCATCTCCTAGCCTATATGGAATCAGTCCCAGTGGGAACAGCCAGGGTGCGCCAGTTGAATCCTGAAACTGGGAAAATTGAGCGTTTGGCTGTGTTAGCTCGTTTTCGAGGTCAAGGAATAGGGCGAAAGTTAATACTCAAAGCTTTAGAACTAGCCCAATCTTATGGGGTACAAGAAGTGATTATCAATGCTCAAGTTTATGTTCAACCTCTTTACGAACAATTTGGATTTATACCGGAAGGGGAAGAATTTCTAGATGCGCAAATGCCTCATATTAAAATGCGGAAAAAATTCCATGACTAA
- a CDS encoding DUF6887 family protein, producing the protein MKFTQMEIGGLLMKSDFELMTMRELQKYVLEHRNDQAAFEAFMDRVDAVPQNQVYGEVNAQEFSVLLEQYGHIQKGQDNSE; encoded by the coding sequence TTGAAATTCACCCAAATGGAAATTGGAGGTTTGTTAATGAAGTCTGATTTTGAGCTGATGACGATGAGAGAACTTCAAAAGTATGTTCTAGAGCATAGAAATGACCAAGCCGCATTTGAAGCATTCATGGATCGGGTTGATGCAGTGCCCCAGAATCAAGTCTATGGAGAGGTAAATGCTCAGGAGTTTTCTGTACTCCTTGAACAGTATGGTCATATCCAGAAAGGTCAGGATAATAGTGAATAA
- a CDS encoding DUF6888 family protein, with product MYRSVDMVRLDERTGNVILLAGEEMIIEIHPNGNWRFVNEV from the coding sequence ATGTACCGTTCTGTGGATATGGTGCGTTTAGATGAGAGAACAGGAAATGTCATTCTCCTTGCAGGAGAAGAAATGATAATTGAAATTCACCCAAATGGAAATTGGAGGTTTGTTAATGAAGTCTGA
- a CDS encoding glycosyltransferase family 39 protein: MTKEALKTNQQRWSEKNTGTDPVLALGLMMFLIIVGDRLWLAIDRRVPAWDQADYLNWVLEYQRMLENAQFFSGDWWHQFWLLSPKVPPLIYVTTVPFVQIFGASPDSSTLVMLVYSAILLSSVYGLGRILFNGYLGLSAAALCILLPGLYRYRLDFLQDYPLTAMVTWSFFCLTLWWFSRHSSRSQQWGMAALMGGSVGLALLTKQTALFFLFTPIAISGIRTLYQRQWERFGQWVFGGIITLSLVYPWVHTNWLLMLTSGKRATVDAAIAEGDPPLHTLDAWLYYWKDLPELVSWPLLWIPIVGFIGIGIQFWHSEQRLNLKQHPKTVWILLFLVGSYFLCSLNINKDTRYILPSLPVLSLLLACGLNQWDKLSRKWGPKIRWGTIGLAGLLMFLNLYPLGGQFFIQALSPRAMNYPVLGLPYPHPKVIDEIIKTEPYLRSNVGVLPSTPTLNQHNINYYGQVRNSQVHGRQVGTNSQHIIQDGRSLRWFITKTGQQGLSPSAERQQLTQFIETGGLFNLHRSWSLNDGSQLKLYHQHTPPVQVVPLNQPLSEVQLYNLFVASPVPPGSPVPVTYQWRGPWKDLQSGLVLITWIREQDGQIAWIHDHGFGMGNLYAPENLDPEQAVEVSELTSMLPPADMEPGSYVLKVQYLPDRNWETRAQDIPIPPIRMMLSLEAPAQPALELDLSTQFRTFTATLSQGPTALEHIFSEVGRINQYDPTQDYLLQVDRTLSDRLQQDPNRVDWLYALVLSRVLRQDVPGAIAALDVLTTLEPNSPYPYAYLAVVYLYDWKPQKAQNVLETALQLKPDEPEIQALQAISFAMQGRFFKAWQLAKTLNL; encoded by the coding sequence ATGACTAAGGAAGCATTGAAAACAAATCAGCAGCGTTGGTCCGAGAAAAATACGGGAACTGATCCGGTGTTGGCGCTGGGATTGATGATGTTTCTGATTATAGTGGGCGATCGCCTCTGGCTCGCGATCGATCGCCGCGTTCCGGCTTGGGATCAGGCTGACTATCTCAACTGGGTCTTAGAATATCAGCGCATGTTGGAAAATGCCCAATTCTTTTCTGGAGATTGGTGGCATCAATTTTGGCTGCTTTCTCCAAAAGTTCCGCCTCTGATTTATGTGACAACGGTTCCCTTTGTCCAGATTTTTGGGGCAAGTCCCGATTCCTCAACTCTGGTGATGCTGGTCTATAGCGCTATTCTCCTCAGTTCGGTTTATGGATTAGGTCGCATCCTGTTCAACGGTTATCTCGGATTGTCGGCGGCTGCTTTGTGTATCCTACTACCTGGACTCTACCGCTATCGCCTGGATTTTCTCCAGGATTATCCCCTGACTGCGATGGTCACTTGGAGTTTTTTTTGTCTGACTCTATGGTGGTTTTCCCGTCACTCTTCTCGATCGCAACAGTGGGGAATGGCTGCACTGATGGGGGGTTCGGTGGGGTTAGCATTACTGACGAAACAAACAGCCCTGTTTTTTCTCTTCACTCCGATCGCCATTTCTGGAATCAGAACCCTTTATCAGCGACAATGGGAAAGGTTTGGTCAATGGGTTTTTGGCGGCATCATTACCCTCAGTCTGGTCTATCCTTGGGTGCATACCAACTGGTTACTGATGCTCACCTCTGGAAAACGAGCTACTGTGGATGCGGCGATCGCCGAAGGTGACCCCCCCCTGCATACCCTCGATGCTTGGCTCTATTACTGGAAAGACCTGCCAGAGCTAGTATCTTGGCCTCTATTATGGATTCCAATCGTCGGTTTTATTGGTATAGGGATTCAATTCTGGCACTCCGAACAACGGCTAAACCTGAAACAGCACCCCAAAACCGTTTGGATACTTTTATTTCTAGTAGGGTCTTACTTCCTCTGTTCCTTAAACATAAATAAGGATACCCGCTACATCCTTCCCTCTCTTCCCGTTCTCTCTCTCCTACTCGCTTGTGGTTTAAATCAGTGGGATAAACTCAGTCGTAAATGGGGCCCCAAAATCCGTTGGGGAACAATAGGATTAGCCGGTTTACTGATGTTTTTAAACCTCTATCCCCTGGGAGGACAATTCTTCATCCAAGCACTGAGTCCCAGAGCAATGAATTATCCAGTGTTGGGACTTCCTTATCCCCATCCTAAAGTTATTGATGAAATCATTAAAACCGAACCCTATCTACGATCCAATGTGGGAGTTTTGCCTTCTACACCTACTTTAAATCAGCATAATATTAACTACTATGGGCAAGTGCGAAATTCTCAAGTTCATGGTCGTCAAGTGGGAACCAATAGTCAACACATTATACAAGATGGGCGATCGCTGCGTTGGTTTATCACCAAAACCGGTCAACAAGGATTAAGTCCCTCTGCTGAACGACAACAGTTAACCCAGTTCATCGAAACTGGTGGCTTATTTAACCTGCATCGATCCTGGTCTCTCAACGATGGCAGTCAACTAAAGCTCTATCACCAGCATACTCCCCCCGTGCAGGTGGTTCCCCTCAATCAACCCCTGTCTGAGGTGCAACTCTATAACCTCTTTGTTGCCAGTCCCGTCCCTCCCGGCAGTCCAGTTCCCGTTACCTACCAATGGCGCGGCCCCTGGAAAGATCTACAATCGGGGTTAGTGCTGATTACTTGGATTCGAGAACAGGATGGTCAAATTGCTTGGATACATGACCATGGGTTTGGGATGGGAAATCTCTATGCTCCTGAAAACCTCGATCCAGAACAAGCGGTGGAAGTGAGCGAGCTGACCTCCATGTTACCCCCTGCGGATATGGAACCGGGAAGTTATGTGTTAAAGGTGCAATATCTGCCAGACCGAAACTGGGAGACTCGCGCGCAAGATATTCCCATTCCTCCTATTCGGATGATGCTATCTTTGGAGGCTCCTGCTCAACCCGCTTTAGAGTTAGATTTATCAACCCAGTTTCGCACCTTTACCGCTACCTTATCCCAGGGACCAACTGCACTAGAGCATATTTTTAGCGAAGTGGGGCGGATTAATCAATACGATCCGACGCAAGATTATTTGCTGCAAGTCGATCGCACGTTAAGCGATCGCTTGCAACAAGACCCGAATCGGGTAGACTGGCTCTATGCTTTAGTCCTATCGCGAGTGTTGCGTCAAGATGTGCCGGGGGCGATCGCTGCCTTAGATGTCCTCACCACCCTAGAACCAAACAGCCCCTATCCCTATGCCTATTTAGCCGTAGTCTATCTTTACGACTGGAAACCTCAAAAAGCTCAAAATGTCCTCGAAACCGCCCTACAGCTCAAACCAGACGAGCCAGAAATACAAGCCCTACAAGCTATTTCCTTCGCTATGCAAGGCCGTTTCTTCAAAGCGTGGCAACTGGCCAAAACCCTCAATCTCTAG
- a CDS encoding ATP-binding protein, whose protein sequence is MKIPPIPSNEPERLQALENYDILDTDAEDAFDDLTQLAAYICETPIALVSLVDQNRQWFKSKVGVDATEMPRDIAFCAHAINQPDELLVIPNTLEDERFATNPLVTSDPNIRFYAGTPLVTPDGYTLGTLCAIDRVPRNLTDEQLQALRTLGRQVISQMELRLKLKHLQQTQAQLIQSAKMSALGELVAGVAHEINNPTAFIQDNLHHLGEYSQELLNLTQAYQHQYPSPPETIQNLVETLDIEFLSADLQKLLKSSRVGIDRIQTIVQSLRKFSRLDESDYKTVDLHEGIESSLLFLGHRLNPDGDRPQITLIREYSNLPLVSCYPRQLNQAMMHILNNAIDALEEQSVEEKILRISTSCIDEQWVRLGIADNGVGISEALQRQVFQPFFTTKLGKQHHNGLGLYVSYQIITEQHQGKLYCHSTPGQGTELIVEIPI, encoded by the coding sequence ATGAAGATTCCACCAATTCCCAGTAATGAACCTGAGCGCTTGCAGGCATTAGAGAATTACGACATCTTAGACACTGACGCAGAAGACGCTTTTGACGATCTCACCCAACTGGCTGCCTACATTTGTGAGACTCCCATCGCTCTGGTGAGTTTGGTCGATCAAAATCGGCAGTGGTTTAAGTCAAAAGTGGGTGTGGATGCCACGGAAATGCCTAGAGACATTGCGTTTTGTGCTCATGCGATTAATCAACCCGATGAACTTCTCGTTATCCCAAATACTCTAGAAGATGAGCGGTTTGCAACCAATCCTTTAGTTACTTCAGATCCGAATATTCGGTTTTATGCGGGGACTCCCCTCGTCACCCCCGATGGATATACACTGGGTACGCTCTGTGCAATCGATCGCGTCCCCCGTAATCTGACTGATGAACAATTGCAGGCTTTGAGAACTTTAGGACGACAGGTAATCTCTCAGATGGAATTGAGATTAAAGTTAAAACATCTTCAACAGACACAAGCTCAACTTATTCAAAGTGCTAAAATGTCAGCCTTGGGAGAGTTGGTTGCAGGGGTTGCCCATGAGATCAATAATCCTACAGCATTCATTCAGGACAATTTGCATCATTTGGGAGAGTATTCACAAGAATTACTGAACCTGACTCAAGCTTACCAACATCAGTATCCAAGTCCACCGGAAACCATACAAAACTTGGTTGAGACGCTCGATATAGAGTTTTTGAGTGCAGATCTTCAGAAATTGCTCAAGTCTAGTCGAGTGGGCATTGATCGAATTCAAACCATTGTGCAATCTCTGCGCAAATTTTCTCGCTTGGATGAATCGGATTACAAAACGGTGGATTTACACGAAGGCATTGAGAGTAGTTTATTGTTTTTGGGACATCGCCTCAATCCCGATGGCGATCGCCCCCAGATTACCCTTATCCGTGAATATAGCAACCTTCCTTTAGTCTCCTGCTATCCTCGACAACTGAACCAGGCAATGATGCATATCTTGAATAATGCGATCGATGCTTTAGAAGAACAGTCTGTAGAAGAGAAAATCTTACGCATTTCCACTTCCTGTATTGATGAGCAATGGGTGAGGCTTGGTATTGCTGATAATGGAGTAGGGATATCAGAAGCTCTGCAAAGGCAAGTTTTTCAGCCCTTTTTTACCACGAAGTTAGGCAAACAACACCATAATGGACTCGGACTCTACGTCAGCTATCAAATCATTACTGAACAACACCAGGGTAAACTTTATTGTCACTCTACACCGGGTCAGGGAACAGAGTTGATCGTTGAAATCCCCATATAG
- a CDS encoding spondin domain-containing protein has product MPLNQVTVTIENAAPNLGTSLTPFWVGFHNGRFDTYDRGAPASPGLEQLAEDGNNNLISQEFANSGFGNLDATIGSAPIPPGATVRQTFNIDASQGRYFNYASMILPSNDTFVANGNPLVHEIFDANGNFVGADILISGSQALDAGTEVNDEIPANTAFFGQTTPNTGVDQNGTIQLATGFNPVGSGGILDDSRFTNADYTAANYQIARIRVTSNPSARLSSVLTGAQEVPPTTSNATGTSQLILNEFGDALSYELNVSGLDFGQIINGTPQTADPNDDVTRIHIHNGARGANGPVVFGLVDLITAANNGQDSDDLQITQNANGSVTLRGIWEESDSASTPLSQFVSSIQTAQNGADIPLYWNVHTTGSPAGAIRGQLQDGNGTSQTVNGLQTQTITLGSNQSLAVNAGGRLDVEGTAVAVNAAAQNVSINVQANGLVDGSFNGVNFANGGQSQGTLTNNGIITSASRAVNLGGLSNQIINSGQIVTTANPRNGTIYSDQTARGFSISNTGSGLIDTGSGNQGDAISLQLGASVTGGITNAGTIFGRGPRSSTTNSESSAIRLYWGNESGSPASIFTGNITNSGTLFAEQGSAVLVENQTILNGEIRNSGTIYGGFRGINFANGGSSGGSVVNETGGQILGNGRAINIGGGGVSVQNAGQIRTFQTPSDGVIYGDQTARVIVIDNQASGVIDLTSGTQGDAISLELAASVNGAIVNSGTISGAGAISSTTNSQSSAIRLYWGNQTGVPVSVFNGSIGNSGQLTSEQGATILIEDQTQLNGLIINTGLIQGGSSATGTLAIDTQNAEGVVAAINTGLINGDFLLSAGSDFYEGTQGSLFGSVIGGNGGDTLLGGASNDSFIAGAGNDSLNGGGGTNLLIGGTGSDTLISGNGIDIFAFGADLLQDPTADIDVIANFTAGDVLDFNQYLGAGGRISSVQTIGGNLNVLLSSNDSILIGGDIAAASSQIVI; this is encoded by the coding sequence ATGCCTCTCAATCAAGTTACCGTCACCATCGAAAATGCTGCCCCTAATTTAGGAACCAGCCTCACCCCCTTCTGGGTGGGTTTCCATAATGGTCGTTTTGATACTTACGATCGCGGAGCACCCGCCTCACCCGGACTAGAACAATTGGCAGAAGATGGGAATAACAACCTCATCAGTCAAGAATTTGCCAACAGTGGCTTCGGCAACCTCGACGCAACCATTGGCAGTGCCCCCATTCCCCCCGGAGCCACCGTCCGCCAAACCTTCAACATTGATGCCTCTCAAGGTCGCTACTTTAACTACGCCTCTATGATCTTGCCGAGTAACGATACCTTCGTTGCCAACGGCAATCCCCTCGTCCACGAAATTTTTGATGCCAACGGCAACTTTGTCGGTGCTGATATCCTGATTTCCGGTTCCCAAGCCCTAGATGCCGGAACCGAAGTCAATGACGAAATTCCAGCCAACACCGCCTTTTTTGGCCAAACTACTCCTAACACCGGAGTCGATCAAAACGGAACCATTCAGCTCGCCACAGGTTTCAATCCAGTTGGCAGCGGCGGCATTCTCGACGACTCTCGGTTTACCAACGCCGACTATACCGCTGCCAACTATCAAATTGCTCGCATTCGAGTCACCTCCAATCCCTCCGCGCGCCTCTCCTCCGTACTCACCGGCGCTCAAGAAGTGCCCCCCACGACTTCTAATGCCACCGGTACTTCCCAACTCATCCTCAATGAATTTGGCGATGCACTCAGTTACGAACTCAACGTCTCCGGTCTGGATTTCGGTCAAATTATTAACGGTACGCCGCAAACCGCAGATCCCAATGATGATGTAACCCGCATCCACATTCATAATGGTGCTCGTGGGGCAAATGGTCCCGTCGTCTTTGGTTTAGTCGATCTCATTACTGCTGCCAACAACGGTCAAGATAGCGACGATCTGCAAATTACCCAAAACGCCAATGGTTCAGTAACCCTACGCGGCATTTGGGAAGAGAGCGATTCTGCTTCCACTCCTCTGAGCCAGTTTGTCAGCAGCATTCAGACCGCGCAAAATGGGGCAGATATTCCTCTCTACTGGAATGTGCATACTACCGGATCTCCAGCCGGTGCCATTCGAGGTCAACTGCAAGATGGCAATGGCACCTCTCAAACCGTGAATGGCTTACAAACCCAAACCATTACCCTAGGATCTAACCAATCTCTCGCCGTGAATGCCGGCGGACGGCTTGATGTTGAAGGTACAGCCGTTGCGGTTAATGCCGCCGCCCAAAACGTCAGCATTAACGTGCAAGCCAATGGACTCGTCGATGGGAGTTTTAACGGCGTTAACTTTGCCAATGGCGGACAATCTCAAGGAACGCTAACCAATAATGGCATCATTACCAGTGCCAGTCGGGCCGTCAACTTAGGCGGACTCTCCAATCAAATCATCAACTCCGGGCAAATTGTTACCACAGCCAATCCTCGCAACGGCACCATTTATTCCGACCAAACAGCCCGAGGATTTTCGATTAGCAATACGGGGAGCGGGTTAATCGACACCGGTAGCGGCAATCAAGGCGATGCCATTTCCCTGCAACTCGGTGCGAGTGTTACTGGCGGTATTACCAATGCCGGTACAATCTTCGGTCGAGGTCCGAGAAGCTCGACCACCAATAGCGAATCTTCTGCCATTCGCCTCTATTGGGGCAACGAGTCCGGTTCTCCCGCTTCAATTTTCACCGGGAATATTACCAACTCGGGTACGTTGTTTGCCGAACAAGGAAGCGCCGTGCTTGTCGAAAATCAAACCATCCTCAATGGTGAAATTCGTAACAGTGGCACGATTTACGGCGGTTTCCGGGGCATTAATTTTGCTAATGGCGGCAGCTCTGGCGGCAGCGTGGTTAATGAGACCGGCGGGCAAATTTTGGGGAACGGACGGGCAATTAATATCGGAGGCGGAGGAGTTTCCGTGCAAAATGCCGGGCAAATCCGCACCTTTCAAACGCCATCGGATGGAGTGATTTATGGAGACCAAACCGCAAGAGTCATTGTCATCGATAATCAGGCTTCTGGGGTTATCGACCTCACTTCTGGGACTCAGGGAGATGCAATCTCGTTGGAACTCGCTGCTAGTGTCAATGGTGCCATTGTCAATTCGGGAACGATTTCTGGAGCGGGTGCGATTAGCTCCACGACCAATAGTCAATCTTCAGCCATTCGCCTCTATTGGGGCAACCAAACCGGAGTTCCGGTTTCTGTGTTTAATGGCAGTATTGGTAATTCCGGTCAACTGACTTCCGAACAAGGGGCGACTATTTTGATTGAAGACCAAACTCAGTTAAATGGCTTGATTATTAATACGGGTCTGATTCAAGGTGGGAGCAGCGCTACAGGAACTTTAGCCATTGATACGCAGAATGCAGAAGGAGTTGTTGCAGCTATCAATACGGGTTTAATTAATGGGGATTTCTTGCTCAGTGCTGGCAGTGACTTTTATGAGGGGACTCAAGGCAGTTTGTTTGGTTCTGTCATTGGTGGCAATGGTGGGGATACTCTGCTCGGTGGAGCTTCTAATGATAGCTTTATTGCTGGAGCTGGCAATGATTCTCTCAATGGAGGTGGCGGTACTAATCTCTTAATTGGGGGAACCGGTTCCGATACCTTAATTTCTGGCAATGGCATTGATATTTTTGCCTTTGGTGCAGACTTGCTACAAGATCCAACGGCAGATATTGATGTGATTGCTAACTTTACGGCGGGCGATGTCTTGGACTTCAATCAATATTTAGGTGCTGGGGGCAGAATTTCTTCAGTACAAACCATCGGAGGCAATCTGAATGTTCTCTTGAGCAGCAATGATTCGATTTTGATTGGTGGCGATATTGCTGCTGCTTCTAGCCAAATTGTTATCTGA
- a CDS encoding GNAT family N-acetyltransferase, giving the protein MNIRVAQESDLPELADLYYQTVQTHGLEYYTLEQTQAWAAFGLSEHFFRQFILDVTTFVAVNETGILGFAGIGNDGYITSVYVRYDCLHQGIGSALMRVVLDYGKSQEIKRFYAEASLFSVGLFKKFGFQVYDTEMVERKGVKFERDLVELKC; this is encoded by the coding sequence ATGAATATTCGAGTTGCTCAAGAATCGGATCTACCAGAACTGGCAGATCTTTACTATCAAACGGTTCAGACCCATGGACTCGAGTATTATACCTTAGAGCAGACCCAAGCCTGGGCTGCTTTTGGGTTAAGTGAACACTTTTTCCGTCAGTTTATTCTAGATGTTACAACGTTTGTTGCGGTGAATGAGACCGGTATTTTAGGCTTTGCAGGCATAGGAAATGATGGGTATATTACTTCAGTCTATGTGCGTTATGATTGTTTGCATCAAGGGATTGGTAGTGCTTTGATGAGGGTCGTTTTAGACTATGGGAAAAGTCAGGAAATAAAACGATTTTATGCTGAGGCGAGTCTGTTTAGTGTCGGTCTGTTTAAGAAGTTTGGCTTTCAAGTCTATGATACGGAAATGGTTGAGCGCAAAGGAGTAAAATTTGAGCGCGATTTGGTTGAGTTGAAGTGCTAA